A genomic stretch from Erwinia sp. E_sp_B01_1 includes:
- a CDS encoding autotransporter domain-containing protein, with product MACYLCSTSPAMSWDQLYVFGDSLSDSGNNGRYTWDGSQHPLYDDILAAKINQSLRPSDQGGTNYAAGDAVAVPQLNPDDNTADQVNTYLGANGGKADANGLYVHWVGGNDLAAAALNPLAANEIVSNSAFAAASQVQALLAAGANTVIVPTVPDIGATPALLEAVIQVGLAPVADAALTAAFNSLNRQTTLNQSARDGAIRQALTAAAGQLTSVPPLQNIIASQLYEAWQTLSAQASALTNSYNQQEESLLAQQGGNIVRVDVNGLFSEVLSNPALYGLTNTAGMACPPGVSAAVCSSTMPGFSSEQAFLFADRLHPSPATHLLIGDYVQAVLDGPAQVVALNQATLAMSRDARATLDSRLQQQRHGDNPQGTFSFYGGYAGQHDQYTGNLAAGDGDATTHNLTLGVDYKLTDNWLVGALVSGSNDNQQPTPRYEYKMRGWLVSAYSELSFFDNGWVNTDAHYASANYDDIKRSMTLGPATRTENGETDGTQVGARITTGWDFPVASFLTTGPVVQYALDYSSVDGYQEEGESSTAMRFNDQNYHSQIGALGWRVDSQLGWLNPWAEVSYNHQFGDNVWRAGGGLKSTQTSFTRDSADQDSNWVDVTVGAHMPLGDSVAAFASVSQTGGLSSGEQFMYNLGVSARF from the coding sequence ATGGCTTGTTATCTCTGCTCTACCAGCCCTGCAATGAGCTGGGATCAGCTTTATGTCTTTGGCGACAGCCTGAGTGACAGCGGCAACAATGGCCGTTACACCTGGGATGGCAGCCAGCATCCGCTGTATGACGATATCCTGGCGGCAAAAATTAACCAGTCTCTGCGTCCTTCCGATCAGGGCGGTACCAACTATGCCGCCGGAGATGCGGTGGCTGTTCCGCAACTTAATCCGGACGATAACACGGCTGACCAGGTGAACACCTATCTGGGCGCGAATGGCGGCAAGGCCGATGCCAACGGGCTTTACGTTCACTGGGTCGGGGGGAACGATCTGGCCGCCGCCGCGCTGAATCCGCTGGCGGCAAACGAGATCGTCAGTAACAGCGCCTTTGCCGCAGCGAGCCAGGTACAGGCGCTGCTGGCTGCCGGGGCCAATACGGTCATTGTACCCACAGTGCCGGATATAGGCGCCACGCCAGCGCTACTGGAAGCGGTGATCCAGGTCGGGCTGGCGCCGGTGGCTGATGCGGCGTTGACGGCAGCTTTTAACTCGCTGAACAGACAGACCACCTTAAATCAGTCAGCCCGTGACGGAGCTATCAGGCAGGCGTTGACTGCCGCCGCCGGCCAGTTGACCTCCGTTCCCCCACTTCAGAACATTATTGCCAGCCAACTCTACGAAGCCTGGCAGACGTTAAGCGCGCAGGCCAGCGCCCTGACCAACAGTTATAACCAGCAGGAGGAGAGCCTGCTGGCTCAGCAGGGCGGCAATATTGTCCGCGTGGACGTAAATGGGCTGTTCAGCGAGGTACTCAGCAATCCGGCGCTTTACGGGCTGACAAATACGGCGGGGATGGCCTGTCCACCGGGCGTTTCAGCCGCTGTCTGTAGCTCAACCATGCCGGGTTTTTCCAGCGAACAGGCCTTTTTGTTCGCCGATCGTTTACACCCCAGCCCGGCAACGCATTTACTGATAGGTGACTACGTTCAGGCGGTGCTGGATGGCCCGGCCCAGGTTGTGGCGCTGAATCAGGCCACGCTGGCAATGTCGCGCGATGCACGAGCCACGCTGGACAGCCGGCTCCAGCAGCAGCGCCACGGCGACAACCCCCAGGGCACGTTCAGCTTCTACGGCGGCTATGCGGGCCAGCACGATCAATACACCGGCAACCTGGCGGCAGGTGACGGTGATGCCACCACCCACAACCTGACGCTGGGCGTGGACTACAAGCTGACCGATAACTGGCTGGTGGGAGCGTTAGTCTCCGGCTCCAACGACAATCAGCAACCCACGCCACGGTATGAATACAAAATGCGTGGCTGGCTGGTTTCCGCCTACAGCGAACTCTCTTTCTTCGACAATGGTTGGGTGAATACCGATGCGCACTATGCGTCGGCGAATTACGACGACATCAAACGCAGCATGACTCTGGGGCCCGCCACCCGCACGGAAAACGGCGAAACTGACGGTACCCAGGTAGGCGCGCGCATTACCACGGGCTGGGATTTCCCTGTGGCCTCCTTCCTCACGACCGGGCCGGTGGTGCAGTACGCGCTGGATTACAGCTCGGTAGATGGTTATCAGGAGGAGGGTGAAAGCAGTACGGCTATGCGCTTTAACGATCAGAATTATCACTCGCAAATCGGTGCGCTGGGCTGGCGGGTGGATTCCCAATTGGGCTGGCTGAACCCCTGGGCAGAAGTGAGCTACAACCATCAGTTTGGCGATAACGTCTGGCGCGCCGGAGGCGGACTGAAATCCACGCAAACCTCGTTTACCCGTGACTCCGCTGACCAGGACAGCAACTGGGTGGATGTGACCGTAGGTGCGCATATGCCGCTGGGGGATTCCGTAGCGGCGTTTGCGTCGGTTTCTCAGACCGGGGGGTTAAGCAGTGGCGAGCAGTTTATGTATAACCTTGGCGTCAGCGCCCGCTTCTGA
- a CDS encoding glutathione S-transferase, whose product MKLIGTYTSPFVRKISVIMLEKGITFEFINENPWTDESHVPDFNPLGKIPALVTSPEETWYDSHIIAAYLEQLDIAPALVPEDKLAALKVLQIEALADGIGDAAVILLREQMRPPEFQMAAQLLRQREKIERGLDALEKEAAKGTVLNSETLNIADIATACLIGFLNFRRILPNWCVKRPALVKLAEKMFQRESFARTVPPTA is encoded by the coding sequence ATGAAATTAATTGGCACTTATACCAGTCCCTTCGTACGTAAAATCTCCGTCATCATGCTGGAAAAGGGCATCACGTTTGAATTTATTAACGAAAATCCCTGGACTGATGAGAGCCATGTTCCGGATTTTAATCCACTGGGAAAAATCCCCGCGCTGGTGACCAGCCCGGAAGAAACCTGGTACGATTCCCACATTATTGCCGCTTACCTTGAGCAACTGGATATCGCGCCAGCGCTGGTGCCTGAGGATAAACTGGCGGCGCTGAAAGTGCTGCAAATTGAAGCCCTGGCAGACGGTATTGGCGATGCAGCGGTGATTTTACTGCGTGAACAGATGCGTCCACCCGAATTCCAGATGGCGGCACAACTGCTGCGCCAGCGTGAAAAAATTGAACGTGGCCTGGATGCTCTGGAAAAAGAGGCGGCTAAAGGCACGGTGTTGAACAGCGAAACGCTGAACATTGCCGATATCGCTACGGCCTGCCTGATTGGCTTCCTGAACTTCCGGCGCATTCTGCCAAACTGGTGCGTAAAGCGTCCGGCACTGGTGAAGCTTGCCGAAAAGATGTTTCAGCGCGAAAGCTTTGCCCGCACCGTTCCTCCTACCGCCTGA
- the fdhE gene encoding formate dehydrogenase accessory protein FdhE has translation MSIRIIPQEQLEKSDRTTAEMIPPLLFPRLKNLYSRRAARLRQLADKNPLGDYLRFAAVVASAQEIVLYDHPLRMDLHARLVETALSGKPPLDIHTLPRDPHWQRLLHSLIAEMKPEMTGQALASLENLEKTSANELETLASALFANDFAQVSSDKSPFIWAALSLYWAQMAALIPGKARAESGEQRQFCPVCASVPVASVIHIGSQGGLRYLHCNLCESEWHVVRSKCSNCEQTGDLHYWSLDSEVAAIKAESCGDCGTYLKMLYQEKDPAVEPVADDLASLILDARMEQEGFSRSSLNPFLFPGE, from the coding sequence ATGAGCATTCGCATAATCCCGCAGGAACAGCTGGAGAAAAGCGACAGAACAACGGCGGAGATGATTCCGCCGTTACTTTTCCCCAGACTGAAAAATTTATACAGCCGCCGTGCCGCCCGACTGCGACAGCTGGCGGATAAAAATCCGCTTGGCGACTATTTACGCTTTGCTGCGGTGGTGGCAAGCGCCCAGGAAATCGTGCTGTACGATCATCCGCTGCGGATGGATCTCCACGCGCGGCTGGTTGAAACGGCACTCAGCGGTAAACCGCCGCTGGATATCCATACGCTGCCAAGAGATCCCCACTGGCAGCGCCTGTTGCACTCTCTGATTGCCGAAATGAAGCCTGAGATGACCGGGCAGGCGCTGGCATCGCTGGAGAATCTGGAAAAAACCTCGGCAAACGAACTGGAGACCCTGGCCAGTGCGCTGTTTGCCAACGACTTTGCTCAGGTCAGCAGTGATAAATCGCCGTTTATCTGGGCGGCACTGTCACTCTACTGGGCGCAGATGGCCGCCCTGATCCCCGGTAAAGCGCGCGCAGAATCGGGTGAACAACGGCAATTTTGTCCGGTTTGTGCCAGCGTGCCGGTCGCCAGCGTGATCCATATTGGCTCCCAGGGCGGTCTGCGCTATCTGCACTGCAACCTCTGCGAAAGTGAATGGCATGTGGTGCGATCAAAATGCAGCAACTGTGAACAGACCGGTGATCTACACTATTGGTCACTGGACAGTGAAGTGGCGGCCATCAAAGCCGAAAGCTGCGGGGACTGTGGCACCTACCTGAAAATGCTTTATCAGGAAAAGGACCCGGCGGTTGAACCGGTGGCGGATGACCTTGCCTCACTGATCCTGGATGCCCGTATGGAGCAGGAAGGGTTTTCACGTAGCAGTCTGAATCCTTTCCTTTTTCCGGGAGAATGA
- the fdoI gene encoding formate dehydrogenase cytochrome b556 subunit — MKKHHRIQRYSAPERINHWIVAFSFVFAALSGLGFFFPSFNWLMLIMGTPQLARILHPFVGVLMFVAFLLMFFRYWRHNLPEREDIEWAKNILKVAQNEEVGDTGRYNFGQKCVFWAAIFSLLLLLASGIVIWRPWFAGAFPIPVIRLALVVHSVSAVGLIIVIMVHIYAALWVKGTLTAMVEGWVTPSWAKHHHPRWYRAVRERHPKQQEKRP; from the coding sequence ATGAAAAAGCATCATCGCATTCAGCGGTACAGCGCGCCTGAACGGATTAACCACTGGATTGTGGCGTTCAGCTTTGTGTTCGCGGCGCTCAGTGGGCTGGGGTTTTTCTTCCCCTCATTTAACTGGCTGATGCTGATTATGGGCACGCCACAGCTGGCGCGTATTCTTCATCCTTTTGTGGGCGTGCTGATGTTTGTCGCCTTTCTGCTGATGTTTTTCCGCTACTGGCGGCACAACCTGCCGGAGCGGGAAGACATTGAGTGGGCTAAAAATATTCTTAAAGTTGCTCAAAACGAGGAAGTTGGAGATACCGGGCGCTATAATTTTGGACAGAAGTGCGTTTTCTGGGCGGCTATCTTCAGCTTACTGCTGTTGCTGGCCAGCGGCATTGTGATCTGGCGACCCTGGTTTGCCGGCGCTTTTCCTATCCCGGTGATTCGCCTTGCTCTGGTTGTCCATTCCGTTTCGGCGGTGGGCTTGATCATCGTTATCATGGTGCATATCTACGCTGCACTGTGGGTGAAAGGCACCCTTACCGCGATGGTGGAAGGCTGGGTTACCCCTTCCTGGGCGAAACACCACCATCCGCGCTGGTATCGTGCCGTTCGTGAACGGCACCCGAAACAACAGGAAAAACGTCCCTGA
- the fdxH gene encoding formate dehydrogenase subunit beta, whose amino-acid sequence MSLQSQNILRRSATNSLTPPPRVRDHQQEVAKLIDVTTCTGCKGCQVACSEWNDIRDEVGENLGVYDNPADLSAKSWTVIRFAEVEEHGKLEWLIRKDGCMHCADPGCLKACPAEGAIVQYANGIVDFQSEHCIGCGYCIAGCPFNVPRLNKEDNRAYKCTLCVDRVAVGQEPACVKTCPTGAIHFGSKEEMKELAGERVRELNSRGYVHAGLYDPQGVGGTHVMYVLHHADKPQLYHGLPDNPGISPTVTFWKGIWKPLAAVGFAATFAASVFHYVGIGPNRVEEHEDEAQDKEDRQ is encoded by the coding sequence ATGTCACTACAAAGCCAGAATATTCTCCGCCGTTCAGCAACGAACTCTTTAACCCCGCCGCCGCGGGTGCGGGATCATCAGCAGGAAGTGGCGAAACTGATCGACGTCACCACCTGCACAGGCTGTAAGGGGTGCCAGGTTGCCTGCTCGGAGTGGAATGATATCCGCGATGAAGTCGGCGAAAACCTCGGGGTTTACGATAACCCTGCCGATCTCAGCGCCAAATCCTGGACGGTGATCCGCTTCGCCGAAGTGGAAGAGCACGGCAAGCTGGAGTGGCTGATCCGCAAAGACGGCTGCATGCACTGTGCCGATCCCGGCTGCCTGAAAGCCTGCCCTGCCGAAGGGGCGATCGTTCAGTATGCCAACGGTATCGTCGACTTCCAGTCGGAACATTGCATCGGCTGTGGTTACTGTATCGCAGGCTGTCCTTTCAACGTTCCTCGTCTCAATAAAGAGGACAACCGCGCTTATAAATGCACTTTGTGCGTCGATCGTGTTGCTGTAGGTCAGGAACCGGCCTGTGTGAAAACCTGTCCAACCGGCGCTATCCACTTTGGCAGCAAAGAGGAGATGAAAGAGCTGGCGGGTGAGCGCGTCCGGGAGTTGAACAGCCGGGGCTATGTCCATGCCGGGCTTTACGATCCGCAGGGCGTGGGCGGTACACACGTTATGTACGTGCTTCATCACGCTGACAAGCCGCAGCTTTATCACGGCTTGCCAGACAATCCGGGCATCAGCCCCACCGTCACCTTCTGGAAGGGGATCTGGAAACCGCTGGCCGCCGTGGGCTTTGCCGCCACCTTTGCCGCCAGCGTGTTCCATTATGTCGGCATAGGGCCGAATCGGGTGGAAGAGCATGAGGACGAAGCGCAGGACAAGGAGGATCGGCAATGA
- the fdnG gene encoding formate dehydrogenase-N subunit alpha — protein MQMNRRSFFKICAGGMAGTSLALLGFSPTSAMGSVRENKLLRSKETRNNCTYCSVGCGMLIYSLGDGAKNALSTIYHIEGDPDHPVSRGSLCPKGAGVLDYIHSDQRLKYPEYRAPGSDRWQRISWDEAFTRIARLMKNDRDENFQIKNAAGTTVNRWLTTGMLCSSAASNETGLLDHKFARSMGMLALENQARLCHGSTVAALAPSFGRGAMTNNWTDIKNANVILIMGGNPAEAHPVGFKWVVEAKTKNNATVIVVDPRFNRSAAVADIYAPLRAGSDAAFLMGVVNYLLEHNKVQHEYVKAYTNAALIVSEGYGFQDGLFSGYDEATRQYDKTGWHYELDAEGHAKRDDSLTHPRCVWNLLKAHASRYTSKLVSRICGTPEEDFLTICQQLATTSVPDRTTSVLYALGWTHHSNGSQIIRAAAMVQLLLGNIGMIGGGINALRGHSNVQGFTDLGLLSQSLPGYLTLPSEKQTTLENYLQQTTPAMLLPGQVNYWQNTAKFFVSLMKSFYGDKAQKENSWGFDWLPKWDKGYDCMTQAEMMVEGKLNGYIVQGFNPLAAFPDKNKAFRAFSRLKYMVVIDPLSTETSTFWQHHGEFNDVNPREIQTEVFRLPSSCFAEEDGSIANSSRCLQWHWAAATPPGEALHDGKILGNIYLRLRQLYREEGGVAAEPLLAMRWDYTDPWSPSPEEVAMENNGSALADIVDADGKLLLKKGQQLNSFADLRDDGTTASACWIYSGSWTSAGNQMARRDNSDPSGLGAVNNWAWAWPLNRRILYNRASADPQGKAWDPLRKLIEWNGQRWEGIDVPDYPVTAAPEKQIGPFIMLPDGMGHLFALDKLGDGPFPEHYEPLESPTGTNPLHPAVVYSPVARLFKRDAEALGKADKFPCVATTYSITELFRHWTKHARLNAVIQPEQFVEIGAELAEAKGIKAGDTVKVSSQRGYIKAKAVVTRRLPRLTIDGQQVDTIGIPCHWGFEGSTRKGFLANTLTPSVGDANSQTPEYKAFLVNVERV, from the coding sequence ATGCAAATGAACAGACGAAGCTTTTTTAAGATCTGTGCCGGTGGGATGGCCGGAACCTCTCTGGCACTTCTTGGCTTTTCGCCAACATCAGCAATGGGATCGGTTCGCGAGAACAAATTACTGCGCAGTAAAGAAACCCGTAATAACTGTACTTACTGCTCCGTCGGCTGCGGCATGCTGATTTACAGCCTTGGCGATGGCGCGAAAAATGCCCTTTCCACCATTTACCATATTGAAGGGGATCCGGACCATCCGGTGAGCCGGGGATCGTTGTGTCCGAAAGGTGCCGGGGTGCTGGATTATATCCACAGCGATCAACGGCTGAAATACCCTGAATACCGCGCACCAGGCTCCGATCGCTGGCAGCGCATCAGCTGGGACGAAGCCTTTACGCGCATTGCCCGTTTGATGAAGAACGATCGGGACGAAAACTTTCAGATTAAAAACGCCGCTGGCACCACGGTTAACCGCTGGCTGACAACGGGGATGCTTTGCTCTTCCGCTGCCAGCAATGAAACAGGCCTGCTCGATCATAAATTTGCCCGTTCAATGGGGATGCTGGCGCTGGAAAATCAGGCCAGGCTTTGCCACGGTTCCACCGTAGCCGCGCTGGCACCGAGTTTTGGTCGCGGGGCGATGACCAACAACTGGACCGACATCAAAAATGCCAACGTTATCCTGATTATGGGCGGTAACCCGGCGGAAGCGCATCCGGTAGGCTTCAAATGGGTGGTGGAAGCTAAAACCAAAAACAACGCCACCGTTATCGTGGTCGATCCGCGTTTTAACCGCTCCGCCGCGGTGGCCGATATTTATGCGCCCCTGCGTGCAGGCAGCGATGCCGCCTTCTTAATGGGCGTGGTGAATTACCTGCTGGAACACAACAAAGTTCAGCATGAGTATGTGAAGGCTTATACCAATGCTGCGCTGATTGTGAGTGAAGGCTACGGTTTCCAGGATGGGTTGTTCAGCGGCTACGACGAAGCCACGCGTCAGTATGATAAAACCGGCTGGCACTATGAGCTGGACGCAGAAGGCCATGCAAAGCGTGACGACTCGCTGACGCATCCGCGCTGCGTGTGGAATTTACTCAAAGCGCATGCCAGCCGTTACACGTCAAAGCTCGTCAGCCGGATTTGCGGCACGCCAGAAGAGGATTTCCTGACAATCTGTCAGCAACTGGCGACAACCTCTGTACCGGATCGCACCACCAGCGTGCTTTACGCGCTGGGCTGGACGCATCACTCTAATGGCTCGCAGATTATCCGCGCCGCCGCCATGGTGCAGTTGCTGCTTGGTAATATCGGAATGATTGGCGGCGGGATCAACGCGCTGCGCGGCCACTCTAACGTGCAGGGCTTTACCGATCTGGGGCTGCTTTCCCAAAGCCTGCCGGGTTATCTGACGCTGCCTTCAGAGAAGCAGACCACCCTTGAAAACTACCTGCAACAAACCACGCCAGCCATGCTGCTGCCGGGGCAGGTTAACTACTGGCAGAACACCGCTAAGTTTTTCGTCAGCCTGATGAAAAGCTTCTACGGCGACAAAGCGCAGAAAGAGAACAGCTGGGGCTTTGACTGGCTGCCGAAGTGGGACAAAGGTTACGACTGTATGACCCAGGCCGAAATGATGGTCGAGGGTAAACTGAATGGCTATATCGTTCAGGGCTTTAACCCGCTGGCCGCCTTCCCGGACAAGAACAAAGCTTTCCGCGCCTTCTCCAGGCTGAAATATATGGTGGTGATCGATCCGCTGAGCACGGAAACCTCCACCTTCTGGCAGCATCATGGCGAATTCAACGATGTGAATCCCAGAGAGATCCAGACAGAAGTGTTCCGTCTGCCTTCCTCCTGCTTTGCGGAAGAGGACGGCTCCATCGCCAACTCCTCCCGCTGTTTGCAGTGGCACTGGGCCGCAGCCACCCCGCCGGGCGAAGCGCTGCACGACGGTAAAATCCTCGGCAATATCTACCTGCGTCTGCGCCAGCTCTACCGTGAGGAAGGAGGCGTGGCGGCTGAACCGCTGCTGGCAATGCGCTGGGATTATACCGATCCCTGGTCGCCTTCGCCGGAAGAAGTGGCAATGGAGAACAACGGCAGTGCGCTGGCCGATATTGTGGATGCGGACGGCAAGCTGCTGCTGAAAAAAGGCCAGCAGCTGAACTCTTTTGCCGACCTGCGTGACGACGGTACCACCGCCAGCGCCTGCTGGATTTACTCCGGAAGCTGGACCTCTGCGGGTAATCAGATGGCAAGACGTGATAATAGCGATCCTTCAGGATTGGGCGCGGTAAACAACTGGGCCTGGGCCTGGCCGCTGAACCGGCGAATTCTTTATAACCGTGCCTCTGCCGATCCCCAGGGCAAAGCCTGGGATCCGCTGCGCAAACTTATCGAATGGAACGGCCAGCGCTGGGAAGGCATCGACGTGCCGGACTACCCGGTTACCGCCGCACCAGAAAAGCAGATTGGGCCTTTCATCATGTTGCCGGACGGCATGGGGCATCTGTTTGCGCTGGATAAACTCGGCGACGGACCTTTCCCGGAGCATTATGAGCCGCTGGAAAGCCCTACCGGCACCAATCCTCTGCACCCTGCCGTGGTGTACAGCCCGGTAGCCCGGCTGTTCAAACGGGATGCAGAGGCGCTGGGTAAGGCGGATAAATTCCCCTGCGTTGCCACCACCTACTCCATTACCGAACTGTTCCGCCACTGGACCAAACATGCGCGGCTGAATGCCGTTATCCAGCCCGAACAGTTTGTCGAGATCGGCGCAGAACTGGCCGAGGCCAAAGGGATTAAAGCCGGGGATACGGTAAAAGTCAGCTCTCAGCGCGGTTATATCAAAGCTAAGGCGGTAGTTACCCGGCGTCTGCCGAGATTAACCATTGATGGTCAGCAGGTCGATACCATCGGCATTCCCTGTCACTGGGGGTTTGAAGGCAGCACCCGTAAAGGCTTCCTGGCCAATACCCTGACCCCTTCAGTGGGCGATGCCAATTCACAAACGCCTGAATATAAAGCGTTTCTTGTTAACGTCGAGAGAGTGTAA
- the fdhD gene encoding formate dehydrogenase accessory sulfurtransferase FdhD, which translates to MNKNGEQVSDIAGLSQVQVRQRRSLETPEDDWLAEEVPVALVYNGISHVVMMATPKDLEAFALGFSLSEGIIRSPADIYGIDIQPSCGGIEVQVELSSRRFMGLKAQRRAMAGRTGCGVCGVEQLEEIGKPIQPLPFTQTFEIARLDEALSQLKSYQPVGQLTGCTHAAAWIQPDGNLAGGCEDVGRHVALDKLLGQRCQQADWQNGAVLVSSRASYEMVQKSAMCGVEILFAVSAATRLAVDVAQRSNLTLVGFSKPGRATVYTHPERLI; encoded by the coding sequence GTGAATAAAAACGGTGAGCAGGTGAGTGATATTGCAGGGTTGAGTCAGGTTCAGGTCCGGCAGCGCCGTTCGCTGGAGACGCCTGAGGATGACTGGCTGGCCGAAGAAGTGCCGGTGGCGCTGGTGTATAACGGCATCTCGCATGTGGTGATGATGGCCACGCCAAAAGACCTGGAAGCCTTTGCGCTTGGTTTCTCGCTCTCTGAAGGGATTATCCGTTCACCTGCCGATATCTACGGCATTGATATTCAGCCCTCCTGTGGTGGAATTGAAGTCCAGGTGGAGCTTTCCAGCCGCCGCTTTATGGGGCTGAAAGCGCAGCGCAGGGCGATGGCCGGCCGCACCGGCTGCGGCGTGTGTGGCGTGGAGCAGTTGGAAGAGATCGGTAAGCCCATCCAGCCGCTGCCTTTCACCCAAACCTTTGAGATTGCGCGGCTGGATGAAGCTTTATCGCAGTTGAAAAGCTACCAGCCTGTTGGGCAGCTTACGGGATGTACCCATGCGGCGGCCTGGATCCAACCGGATGGCAATCTGGCTGGCGGATGTGAAGACGTGGGCCGCCATGTGGCGCTGGATAAACTGTTGGGTCAGCGTTGTCAGCAAGCTGACTGGCAAAATGGTGCGGTGCTGGTCTCCAGCCGTGCCAGCTATGAGATGGTGCAGAAATCCGCGATGTGCGGCGTCGAAATCCTGTTTGCCGTTTCAGCCGCCACCAGGCTGGCGGTGGACGTCGCGCAGCGCAGCAATCTGACCCTGGTAGGCTTCAGCAAGCCAGGTCGGGCAACGGTTTATACGCATCCTGAGCGACTGATTTAA
- a CDS encoding DeoR/GlpR family DNA-binding transcription regulator yields MLQETRLHRIRALLTTLNHVSTERIIRELGISRETARRDIIELEALGVARRVHGGLMALDAEPEPPLTVRCEVRAREKRAIAGAAAKLLKPGQTLFLDAGSTTTMLAEELRTMSGLTIITNSLHAALKLSGGEEQEALNNAIILLGGNMLAGAQETRGELTVGEIYRYRADVAMMSPVGIDARNGASSFHPHEAAIARAMAEQASQLVLLADHSKLGLTSRINYAGIKQVSTLITDSGSPGLPAFSALEKILPEMIVA; encoded by the coding sequence ATGCTTCAGGAAACCCGTTTACACCGCATCCGCGCCCTGCTGACCACGCTGAATCACGTCAGTACCGAGCGGATTATTCGTGAGCTGGGTATTTCCCGGGAAACCGCCAGAAGGGACATTATTGAACTTGAAGCTCTGGGTGTGGCCCGCCGGGTTCATGGGGGATTGATGGCGCTGGATGCGGAACCAGAGCCGCCGCTGACCGTACGCTGTGAAGTGCGGGCGCGGGAGAAGCGGGCGATTGCGGGCGCGGCGGCGAAGCTGTTGAAACCCGGCCAGACCCTTTTTCTGGATGCCGGCAGCACCACAACCATGCTGGCCGAAGAGCTGCGAACCATGTCCGGCCTGACAATTATCACCAACAGCCTGCATGCAGCGCTGAAACTTTCCGGCGGAGAAGAGCAGGAGGCGCTGAATAACGCCATTATTCTGTTGGGCGGCAACATGCTTGCCGGAGCGCAGGAGACGCGTGGGGAGTTAACGGTGGGTGAGATATATCGTTACCGCGCCGATGTGGCGATGATGTCCCCTGTTGGCATCGACGCCAGGAATGGTGCCAGCAGCTTCCATCCACACGAGGCAGCCATTGCCCGCGCTATGGCAGAGCAGGCCTCTCAGCTGGTTTTGCTGGCCGATCACAGCAAGCTGGGGCTGACCAGCCGGATAAATTATGCCGGAATCAAACAGGTTTCCACGTTAATCACCGACAGTGGATCGCCTGGCCTGCCTGCTTTTTCAGCGCTGGAGAAAATTCTGCCGGAGATGATAGTGGCTTAA